A stretch of the Actinotalea sp. JY-7876 genome encodes the following:
- a CDS encoding transglycosylase domain-containing protein: MDYPRQGKTGVRRWLPSWRLVLGTFLTFVALGIGAFVFLYTTTEIPEPSDFAEAQTTTIMYADNATEMGRFAEQNRTIVDSAEIPDHVKDAVVAAEDRSFYDNPGINPAGIVRALWNNLRGGEQQGGSSITQQYAERYYVGSTVSDYKGKLNEALLAIKLDRAQDKDEILSNYLNTIYFGRDSYGIQEAARAYFGVGVADLDVSQAAMIAGIIPSPNNWDPRVDPAKAEQRWNYVLDGMVETGALTQAERDAQVLPTPIEYAPTDTFAGPQGYLLDQVRREIIASGAITEDELRMNGYRIVTTIDPGLQSMMQEAVAAMPADHAPELRIGMVTLNPVDGSIVAMYGGPDYLSQGQNSVTQARAQAGSTFKPFTLAAYLQNGGSLKSRYDGNDDVRVEGFERPVTNFGDADYGRIDVVQATAKSVNTVYAQMNVEVGPAETNRVAREAGISPDHLTEDVPSNVLGPASVTPLEMASAYNTFAADGVRYQPFIVRSVTYPDGREAYTGATAGTQAFPTDVMADTVYAMTQVVEARGGTATEARAVGHPVAGKTGTSSDNKSAWFVGFTRHLTTAVALFQPTPDGAGEAEITPFGGYRSITGGSVPLDVWTSYMTNAMQGREVLDFPSRADIGEPNTPPMVEVPSVVGMSEGEATAALSAVGLGADVSRANDATVPEGTVISQSPGGGAEVEQGGAVSVVVSAGPGTTAIPNVVGQSAQSAQATLSGAGFTVAVSEAPSDSVPAGTVISQSPGGGAEAGPGSTVSIVVSTGRPAGGGPGGGDGGGEDDGGGEEQPGGPGTPPVPDPGGANP; this comes from the coding sequence GTGGACTACCCGCGCCAGGGCAAGACCGGGGTGCGGCGGTGGCTGCCGTCGTGGCGCCTCGTCCTCGGGACGTTCCTGACCTTCGTAGCCCTCGGCATCGGCGCCTTCGTCTTCCTCTACACGACGACGGAGATCCCGGAGCCGTCGGACTTCGCCGAGGCGCAGACCACGACGATCATGTACGCGGACAACGCGACCGAGATGGGGCGCTTCGCGGAGCAGAACCGGACCATCGTCGACAGCGCGGAGATCCCGGACCACGTGAAGGACGCCGTGGTCGCGGCGGAGGACCGCTCCTTCTACGACAACCCCGGCATCAACCCGGCAGGCATCGTCCGCGCGCTGTGGAACAACCTGCGCGGCGGCGAGCAGCAGGGCGGCTCCTCGATCACCCAGCAGTACGCCGAGCGCTACTACGTCGGCTCCACCGTCTCGGACTACAAGGGCAAGCTGAACGAGGCGCTGCTGGCGATCAAGCTCGACCGCGCGCAGGACAAGGACGAGATCCTGTCCAACTACCTCAACACGATCTACTTCGGCCGGGACTCCTACGGCATCCAGGAGGCGGCGCGCGCGTACTTCGGCGTGGGCGTCGCGGACCTCGACGTGTCGCAGGCCGCCATGATCGCCGGGATCATCCCGTCGCCGAACAACTGGGACCCGCGCGTCGACCCGGCCAAGGCGGAGCAGCGCTGGAACTACGTGCTCGACGGCATGGTGGAGACGGGTGCCCTCACGCAGGCGGAGCGCGACGCCCAGGTGCTGCCCACGCCGATCGAGTACGCCCCGACGGACACGTTCGCGGGTCCGCAGGGCTACCTGCTGGACCAGGTCCGCCGGGAGATCATCGCCAGCGGTGCGATCACCGAGGACGAGCTCCGCATGAACGGCTACCGGATCGTCACCACGATCGACCCCGGCCTGCAGTCGATGATGCAGGAGGCCGTCGCGGCGATGCCCGCGGACCACGCCCCGGAGCTGCGCATCGGCATGGTGACGCTCAACCCGGTGGACGGCTCGATCGTGGCGATGTACGGCGGGCCCGACTACCTCAGCCAGGGCCAGAACTCCGTGACCCAGGCGCGCGCGCAGGCCGGCTCCACGTTCAAGCCGTTCACCCTCGCCGCCTACCTGCAGAACGGCGGCTCGCTGAAGTCGCGCTACGACGGCAACGACGACGTGCGCGTCGAGGGCTTCGAGCGCCCGGTGACGAACTTCGGCGACGCGGACTACGGCCGGATCGACGTCGTCCAGGCGACGGCGAAGTCGGTCAACACCGTCTACGCGCAGATGAACGTCGAGGTGGGCCCCGCCGAGACCAACCGCGTCGCGCGCGAGGCGGGCATCTCTCCCGACCACCTCACCGAGGACGTGCCGTCGAACGTGCTCGGCCCGGCGTCGGTCACGCCGCTCGAGATGGCCTCGGCCTACAACACGTTCGCCGCGGACGGCGTGCGGTACCAGCCCTTCATCGTCCGCTCCGTGACCTACCCGGACGGGCGCGAGGCCTACACCGGCGCGACGGCGGGCACCCAGGCGTTCCCGACCGACGTCATGGCCGACACGGTCTACGCGATGACCCAGGTCGTCGAGGCCAGGGGCGGCACGGCCACGGAGGCGCGCGCGGTCGGGCACCCCGTCGCGGGCAAGACGGGCACGTCGTCCGACAACAAGTCGGCCTGGTTCGTCGGCTTCACGCGCCACCTCACGACGGCGGTCGCGCTCTTCCAGCCGACGCCCGACGGCGCCGGCGAGGCCGAGATCACCCCGTTCGGCGGCTACCGCAGCATCACGGGTGGCTCCGTGCCGCTCGACGTGTGGACGTCGTACATGACGAACGCGATGCAGGGCCGCGAGGTGCTCGACTTCCCGAGCCGGGCGGACATCGGCGAGCCCAACACGCCTCCCATGGTCGAGGTCCCGTCGGTCGTCGGCATGAGCGAGGGCGAGGCGACGGCGGCGCTGTCCGCGGTCGGCCTGGGCGCCGACGTCTCGCGAGCCAACGACGCCACGGTCCCCGAGGGCACCGTGATCAGCCAGAGCCCCGGGGGTGGCGCGGAGGTCGAGCAGGGCGGCGCCGTGAGCGTCGTCGTCTCGGCCGGACCGGGCACGACGGCGATCCCGAACGTCGTCGGGCAGAGCGCGCAGTCCGCTCAGGCGACGCTCAGCGGCGCCGGCTTCACGGTCGCCGTGTCGGAGGCACCGAGCGACTCGGTCCCCGCGGGCACCGTGATCAGCCAGAGCCCCGGCGGCGGCGCGGAGGCCGGTCCCGGGTCGACCGTGAGCATCGTCGTGTCGACCGGCCGGCCTGCCGGCGGTGGCCCGGGCGGCGGCGACGGTGGCGGGGAGGACGACGGCGGCGGCGAGGAGCAGCCGGGCGGTCCGGGCACGCCTCCCGTCCCCGACCCCGGCGGTGCCAACCCCTAG
- a CDS encoding inositol-3-phosphate synthase, which produces MTSIRVAIVGVGNCAASLVQGVHYYADADPQSKVPGLMHVQFGPYHISDIEFVAAFDVDAKKVGFDLSEAIGASENNTIKIADVPPLGVTVQRGHTLDGLGKYYSETIEESDAEAVDIVAALRETQADVLVCYLPVGSERAAKFYAQCAIDAGVAFVNALPVFIASDPEWAAKFEEAGVPIVGDDIKSQVGATITHRVLAKLFEDRGVVLDRTYQLNVGGNMDFKNMLERERLESKKLSKTQAVTSNIDDGPLAGKKEDRNVHIGPSDYVAWLDDRKWAYVRLEGRAFGEVPLNLEYKLEVWDSPNSAGIIIDALRAAKIAKDRGIGGPIVSASTYFMKSPPVQMEDTAGRARLEAFIAGDIER; this is translated from the coding sequence ATGACTTCGATCCGCGTCGCCATCGTGGGCGTCGGCAACTGCGCCGCGTCGCTGGTACAGGGCGTCCACTACTACGCGGACGCCGACCCGCAGAGCAAGGTCCCGGGCCTGATGCACGTGCAGTTCGGCCCGTACCACATCTCGGACATCGAGTTCGTGGCGGCGTTCGACGTCGACGCGAAGAAGGTCGGGTTCGACCTCTCCGAGGCCATCGGCGCCAGCGAGAACAACACCATCAAGATCGCCGACGTCCCGCCGCTCGGCGTGACGGTCCAGCGCGGTCACACGCTCGACGGCCTCGGCAAGTACTACTCCGAGACCATCGAGGAGTCGGACGCCGAGGCGGTCGACATCGTCGCCGCCCTGCGCGAGACGCAGGCCGACGTCCTCGTCTGCTACCTGCCCGTCGGCTCCGAGCGTGCGGCGAAGTTCTACGCCCAGTGCGCGATCGACGCGGGCGTCGCCTTCGTCAACGCCCTCCCCGTGTTCATCGCGTCCGACCCCGAGTGGGCCGCGAAGTTCGAGGAGGCCGGCGTGCCGATCGTCGGCGACGACATCAAGTCGCAGGTCGGCGCGACGATCACGCACCGCGTGCTCGCGAAGCTGTTCGAGGACCGCGGCGTCGTGCTCGACCGCACGTACCAGCTGAACGTCGGCGGCAACATGGACTTCAAGAACATGCTCGAGCGCGAGCGCCTGGAGTCCAAGAAGCTCTCGAAGACGCAGGCCGTGACGTCGAACATCGACGACGGCCCGCTCGCGGGCAAGAAGGAGGACCGCAACGTCCACATCGGCCCGTCGGACTACGTCGCGTGGCTCGACGACCGCAAGTGGGCGTACGTGCGCCTCGAGGGCCGCGCGTTCGGCGAGGTGCCCCTGAACCTCGAGTACAAGCTCGAGGTCTGGGACTCCCCGAACTCGGCCGGCATCATCATCGACGCGCTCCGCGCGGCGAAGATCGCCAAGGACCGTGGCATCGGCGGCCCCATCGTGTCCGCGTCGACGTACTTCATGAAGTCGCCGCCGGTCCAGATGGAGGACACCGCGGGGCGTGCGCGTCTCGAGGCGTTCATCGCCGGCGACATCGAGCGCTGA
- the rplI gene encoding 50S ribosomal protein L9, translating to MAKLILTNEVTGLGAPGDVVEVKDGYARNFLVPRGLATAWSKGAEKQIAGIRKARKAREIATLDEAKAVADSLRAKPVTITVKAGASGRLFGAVTTSDIAEAVTAAGGPSIDKRKVEIGQPIKSVGSYTVQVRLHEDVSAQIDVRVVPQV from the coding sequence ATGGCAAAGCTCATCCTGACGAACGAGGTCACCGGCCTCGGCGCTCCCGGTGACGTGGTCGAGGTGAAGGACGGGTACGCCCGCAACTTCCTCGTGCCGCGTGGCCTCGCGACCGCCTGGTCCAAGGGCGCGGAGAAGCAGATCGCCGGCATCCGCAAGGCCCGCAAGGCCCGCGAGATCGCCACGCTCGACGAGGCGAAGGCCGTGGCGGACTCGCTGCGCGCCAAGCCCGTGACGATCACCGTCAAGGCCGGCGCGTCCGGCCGGCTCTTCGGCGCCGTCACGACGTCGGACATCGCCGAGGCCGTCACGGCCGCCGGTGGCCCGTCGATCGACAAGCGCAAGGTCGAGATCGGCCAGCCGATCAAGTCGGTCGGCTCGTACACGGTGCAGGTCCGCCTGCACGAGGACGTCTCGGCGCAGATCGACGTGCGGGTCGTCCCGCAGGTCTGA
- a CDS encoding SDR family oxidoreductase, with the protein MSIVVTGATGHLGRRVVEELLERGVAPADVVAGGRALERVADLAERGVRTARVDYDDPASVAAVLGEGDTVLLVSASEPGRRVQQHGTVIDAAARAGVARLVYTSVLAADTTALVLAPEHKATEELLAASGLTTTVLRNGWYSENYVPTLEQARATGVVLSSTGGGRVASAARDDYAAAAAVVLTTDGHEGAVHELSGDTAWSFDELAAVLSELLGREVRHDDVTPEEHRAALLAAGLDEATAGFVVALDGNIRDGALAATSGTLSRLIGRPTTPLADTLRRALP; encoded by the coding sequence GTGTCGATCGTCGTCACCGGAGCCACCGGCCACCTGGGCCGCCGTGTCGTGGAGGAGCTGCTCGAGCGCGGGGTCGCCCCCGCCGACGTCGTCGCGGGCGGTCGGGCGCTCGAGCGCGTCGCGGACCTCGCCGAGCGCGGGGTGCGCACCGCGCGGGTCGACTACGACGACCCGGCGTCGGTCGCGGCCGTCCTGGGCGAGGGCGACACGGTCCTGCTGGTCTCGGCCAGCGAGCCGGGGCGACGGGTGCAGCAGCACGGGACGGTGATCGACGCCGCCGCGCGCGCCGGCGTCGCGCGCCTCGTCTACACGTCCGTCCTCGCGGCGGACACCACCGCGCTGGTCCTCGCGCCCGAGCACAAGGCGACCGAGGAGCTGTTGGCCGCGAGCGGCCTGACCACCACGGTCCTGCGCAACGGCTGGTACTCCGAGAACTACGTGCCGACGCTCGAGCAGGCGCGCGCCACGGGCGTCGTCCTGTCGAGCACCGGTGGCGGGCGCGTCGCGAGCGCGGCCCGCGACGACTACGCCGCGGCGGCGGCCGTCGTGCTCACCACGGACGGCCACGAGGGTGCGGTGCACGAGCTGTCGGGCGACACGGCGTGGAGCTTCGACGAGCTCGCGGCGGTGCTGAGCGAGCTGCTCGGCCGCGAGGTCCGGCACGACGACGTCACGCCCGAGGAGCACCGCGCCGCGCTGCTCGCCGCCGGCCTCGACGAGGCGACGGCGGGCTTCGTCGTCGCGCTCGACGGCAACATCCGCGACGGCGCGCTCGCGGCCACGTCCGGCACGCTGAGCCGCCTCATCGGCCGCCCCACCACCCCCCTCGCCGACACCCTCCGCCGCGCCCTCCCCTGA
- a CDS encoding MATE family efflux transporter, translating to MGGTLDRRILSLAVPALGALVAEPLFVLVDSAVVGTLGTPQLAGLALAGTVLMTLVGLCVFLAYTTTADVARNVGAGRRAHGLRLGVEGLWLGAGVGALLAVALLATAPALVTALGAPADVVPHAVAYLRWSAPGLPGMLVVLAATGVLRGLLDTRTPLVVAATGAVVNAVLSVVLVLVLGLGVAGSGLGTAVTQLGMGAVLAAVVARGARREGVPLRPSAAGLGSGLRSGAPLVVRTLSLRAAILLSAWVAAGLGTVTLAGHQVVAALWGFAAFALDALAIAAQALVGQALGAADVDRVRHVLRRTLQWGVAAGAALGVVLGAAGWWLAPLFTRDPDVRLAVTVALVVVAVTLPMAGWVFVLDGVLIGAGDGRYLARVGVATLVVYVPAALAVRSLAEDGVSGLAWSWLAFAGVFMAARAVTTGLRARGTAWMITGA from the coding sequence GTGGGTGGGACGCTCGACCGTCGGATCCTCTCGCTCGCCGTGCCGGCCCTCGGGGCACTGGTCGCCGAGCCGCTCTTCGTCCTCGTCGACTCGGCGGTCGTCGGCACGCTGGGCACCCCGCAGCTCGCCGGCCTCGCCCTCGCGGGCACGGTCCTGATGACCCTGGTGGGACTGTGCGTCTTCCTCGCGTACACGACCACCGCCGACGTCGCCCGCAACGTCGGCGCGGGCCGTCGCGCGCACGGACTGCGCCTCGGCGTCGAGGGCCTCTGGCTGGGCGCGGGCGTCGGGGCGCTGCTCGCCGTCGCGCTCCTCGCCACCGCCCCGGCCCTGGTGACCGCCCTCGGTGCCCCGGCCGACGTCGTGCCGCACGCGGTCGCATACCTGCGCTGGTCGGCGCCGGGCCTGCCGGGCATGCTCGTCGTCCTGGCCGCCACCGGCGTGCTCCGCGGGCTCCTCGACACCCGCACGCCGCTCGTCGTCGCGGCCACGGGCGCCGTCGTCAACGCGGTCCTCAGCGTCGTCCTCGTGCTGGTCCTCGGCCTCGGGGTCGCCGGGTCCGGGCTCGGGACCGCGGTCACGCAGCTCGGCATGGGAGCCGTCCTGGCCGCGGTCGTGGCACGCGGCGCCCGGCGCGAGGGCGTCCCGCTGCGACCGAGCGCCGCGGGCCTCGGCTCCGGGCTGCGCTCCGGGGCCCCGCTCGTGGTGCGCACGCTCTCGCTGCGGGCGGCGATCCTGCTGTCCGCGTGGGTCGCCGCGGGCCTCGGCACCGTCACGCTCGCCGGTCACCAGGTGGTGGCCGCGCTGTGGGGCTTCGCCGCCTTCGCGCTCGACGCCCTCGCGATCGCCGCCCAGGCGCTCGTCGGGCAGGCGCTCGGCGCGGCCGACGTCGACCGCGTGCGCCACGTCCTGCGGCGCACCCTGCAGTGGGGCGTCGCCGCGGGAGCCGCGCTGGGTGTCGTCCTCGGCGCCGCCGGGTGGTGGCTCGCGCCGCTGTTCACGCGCGACCCCGACGTGCGCCTCGCCGTGACCGTCGCGCTCGTCGTCGTCGCCGTGACCCTGCCCATGGCCGGCTGGGTCTTCGTCCTGGACGGCGTGCTCATCGGCGCCGGGGACGGCCGCTACCTCGCGCGCGTCGGCGTCGCCACGCTCGTGGTGTACGTCCCGGCCGCCCTGGCCGTGCGCTCGCTGGCCGAGGACGGCGTCTCCGGGCTCGCCTGGTCGTGGCTCGCCTTCGCCGGCGTGTTCATGGCGGCCCGTGCGGTGACCACCGGCCTGCGTGCCCGCGGGACGGCGTGGATGATCACGGGCGCCTAG
- a CDS encoding PadR family transcriptional regulator, with protein MSSRSGVLELAILGLLQETPMHGYELRKRLNVLLGSFRALSYGSLYPCLKGLVARGLIAGTDASQTPPPHALSGKRARIVYELTADGKEHLAKMLASSGPTTWEDEHFDVRFALFAQTDAETRLRILEGRRTRLTERLDNVRQSALRTRERLDEYTLELQRHGLEQVEREVRWLDGLIDNERGNRRGTTEGDGRPAGPATVDGASAPRH; from the coding sequence GTGAGCAGTCGTTCCGGCGTGCTCGAGCTGGCCATCCTCGGCCTGCTCCAGGAGACACCGATGCACGGGTACGAGCTGCGCAAGCGGCTCAACGTGCTGCTCGGCTCGTTCCGGGCCCTGTCCTACGGGTCGCTGTACCCGTGCCTCAAGGGCCTCGTCGCGCGCGGGCTGATCGCGGGCACCGACGCGTCGCAGACCCCGCCGCCCCACGCCCTCAGCGGCAAGCGGGCGCGGATCGTCTACGAGCTCACGGCCGACGGCAAGGAGCACCTCGCGAAGATGCTCGCGAGCTCCGGCCCGACGACGTGGGAGGACGAGCACTTCGACGTCCGCTTCGCGCTCTTCGCGCAGACGGATGCCGAGACCCGGCTCCGGATCCTCGAGGGACGCCGCACGCGGCTGACCGAGCGGCTGGACAACGTCCGCCAGTCGGCGCTGCGCACACGCGAGCGTCTCGACGAGTACACGCTCGAGCTCCAGCGCCACGGCCTGGAGCAGGTCGAGCGCGAGGTGCGCTGGCTGGACGGACTGATCGACAACGAGCGCGGCAACCGCCGCGGGACCACCGAGGGGGACGGCCGTCCGGCCGGACCCGCCACCGTCGACGGCGCCTCCGCGCCCCGGCACTGA
- a CDS encoding 2'-5' RNA ligase family protein, whose protein sequence is MGHTVIQVPVPALESITHRLTPAPVCPHITLLGPFVDRGDVDDDLVGTIREVLKPVLAFDFELSAVGHFMGGLTYLAPDPAEPFIRLTEMFAAAFPQWPPYGGAFDEVVPHLSIGEALPEADVAALRELLPIGATADEVTLTWWSEHVADVLVRFPLHPQRTPLRQSTERSPSPATPAV, encoded by the coding sequence GTGGGGCACACGGTGATTCAGGTTCCCGTACCAGCGCTTGAGTCGATCACTCATCGCCTCACGCCTGCGCCCGTGTGTCCGCACATCACCTTGCTCGGTCCGTTCGTCGACCGGGGCGACGTCGATGATGACCTCGTGGGCACCATCCGTGAGGTCCTGAAGCCGGTTCTAGCCTTCGACTTTGAGCTGTCCGCGGTGGGTCACTTCATGGGCGGGCTCACGTATCTGGCGCCCGATCCCGCCGAGCCCTTCATCCGACTCACGGAGATGTTCGCCGCTGCCTTCCCGCAGTGGCCACCGTACGGCGGGGCGTTCGACGAGGTCGTCCCTCACCTGTCGATCGGTGAGGCGCTTCCAGAGGCTGACGTTGCCGCGCTGCGGGAGCTACTTCCGATCGGCGCGACAGCGGACGAGGTGACGCTCACCTGGTGGTCGGAGCACGTCGCTGACGTGCTTGTGCGCTTTCCCCTCCACCCTCAGCGGACGCCTCTCCGCCAGTCGACCGAACGGAGCCCGTCTCCCGCCACCCCTGCCGTCTAG
- the rpsF gene encoding 30S ribosomal protein S6 translates to MRRYEMMVILDPDIEERTVAPSLDKYLSVITTAGGSIDKVDIWGRRRLAYEIQKKSEGIYAVVDFTAEPATAKELDRQLGLNEAVLRTKVLRPDAR, encoded by the coding sequence ATGCGTCGTTACGAGATGATGGTCATCCTCGATCCCGACATCGAGGAGCGCACCGTCGCCCCTTCGCTCGACAAGTACCTGTCCGTCATCACGACGGCCGGTGGCTCGATCGACAAGGTCGACATCTGGGGCCGGCGTCGCCTGGCCTACGAGATCCAGAAGAAGTCCGAGGGCATCTACGCCGTCGTCGACTTCACCGCCGAGCCGGCGACCGCCAAGGAGCTCGACCGCCAGCTGGGCCTGAACGAGGCCGTGCTGCGCACCAAGGTCCTGCGCCCCGACGCTCGCTGA
- a CDS encoding single-stranded DNA-binding protein → MAGDTVITVIGNLTGDPELRFTPSGAAVANFTIASTPRQFDRQSNEWKDGDTLFMRCSIWREAAENVAESLTKGMRVIASGRLVQRSYETREGEKRTVVELQVDEVGPSLRYASAKVTRAQRSGGGGGGFGGGGGGGSQGGSSQGGGGFDNDPWATPAPSAGGSFSDEPPF, encoded by the coding sequence ATGGCTGGAGACACCGTCATCACGGTGATCGGGAACCTCACGGGGGACCCGGAGCTGCGCTTCACCCCGTCGGGTGCCGCCGTCGCGAACTTCACGATCGCGTCGACGCCCCGGCAGTTCGACCGCCAGAGCAACGAGTGGAAGGACGGCGACACGCTGTTCATGCGCTGCTCGATCTGGCGCGAGGCTGCCGAGAACGTCGCGGAGTCCCTCACCAAGGGCATGCGCGTCATCGCCTCCGGCCGGCTCGTCCAGCGCTCCTACGAGACCCGCGAGGGCGAGAAGCGCACGGTCGTCGAGCTCCAGGTCGACGAGGTCGGCCCGTCGCTGCGCTACGCGTCCGCCAAGGTCACCCGGGCCCAGCGCTCGGGCGGCGGTGGCGGCGGGTTCGGCGGCGGCGGTGGTGGCGGCTCGCAGGGCGGCAGCTCCCAGGGCGGCGGCGGGTTCGACAACGACCCGTGGGCCACGCCCGCACCGTCGGCCGGCGGCTCGTTCTCGGACGAGCCCCCGTTCTGA
- the rpsR gene encoding 30S ribosomal protein S18, which yields MAKPVVRKPKKKTNPLKAAKIDVVDYKDTALLRKFISDRGKIRARRVTGVSVQEQRAIARAVKNAREMALLPYSSSAR from the coding sequence ATGGCGAAGCCCGTCGTCCGTAAGCCCAAGAAGAAGACCAACCCGCTCAAGGCCGCCAAGATCGACGTCGTCGACTACAAGGACACGGCCCTGCTGCGCAAGTTCATCTCCGACCGCGGGAAGATCCGCGCCCGTCGGGTGACCGGCGTGTCCGTCCAGGAGCAGCGCGCGATCGCGCGGGCCGTCAAGAACGCGCGCGAGATGGCCCTGCTGCCGTACTCGAGCTCGGCTCGCTGA
- the dnaB gene encoding replicative DNA helicase → MSIDELEQGLRRAPAGGPGFDRTPPQDIPAEQSVLGGMMLSKDAIADVVEQIKGMDFYRPAHELVYDAILDLYGRGEPADAVTVAAELTKRGEISRIGGAPYLHTLISMVPTAANAGYYARIVRERAVLRRLVEAGTRIVQLGYATDGGDVDEIVNSAQGEIYAVTEQRTSEDYLPIADIINGTMEEIEAAGNRGDGMTGVPTGFIELDKLTNGLHPGQMIVLAARPAIGKSTMGIDIVRSASIKHQMTSVIFSLEMSRNEITMRMLAAEARVPLQNMRKGTMRDDDWQKLASTMGRLSQAPLFIDDSPNMSLMEIRAKCRRLKQRHDLKLVVIDYLQLMSSGKRVESRQQEVSEFSRALKLLAKELGVPVIAISQLNRGAEQRTDKRPQMSDLRESGSIEQDADIVILLHREDAYERESPRAGEADVIVAKHRNGPTDTLVVAFQGQYARFVDMAPAGM, encoded by the coding sequence GTGAGCATCGACGAGCTCGAGCAGGGACTGCGGCGCGCGCCGGCGGGCGGCCCGGGCTTCGACCGCACCCCCCCGCAGGACATCCCCGCGGAGCAGAGCGTGCTCGGCGGCATGATGCTCTCGAAGGACGCGATCGCCGACGTCGTCGAGCAGATCAAGGGGATGGACTTCTACCGTCCCGCGCACGAGCTGGTCTACGACGCGATCCTCGACCTGTACGGCCGCGGCGAGCCGGCCGACGCGGTCACGGTCGCGGCGGAGCTGACCAAGCGCGGCGAGATCTCCCGCATCGGCGGCGCGCCCTACCTGCACACGCTCATCTCCATGGTGCCGACGGCGGCCAACGCCGGGTACTACGCACGGATCGTGCGCGAGCGCGCCGTCCTGCGCCGCCTCGTCGAGGCGGGCACGCGCATCGTCCAGCTCGGCTACGCGACCGACGGCGGCGACGTCGACGAGATCGTCAACAGCGCCCAGGGCGAGATCTACGCGGTCACCGAGCAGCGGACCAGCGAGGACTACCTCCCGATCGCCGACATCATCAACGGGACGATGGAGGAGATCGAGGCCGCGGGCAACCGCGGCGACGGCATGACGGGCGTGCCCACGGGCTTCATCGAGCTCGACAAGCTCACGAACGGTCTGCACCCCGGCCAGATGATCGTCCTTGCGGCGCGTCCGGCCATCGGAAAGTCAACAATGGGCATAGATATAGTCAGGTCCGCGTCGATCAAGCACCAGATGACGTCGGTGATCTTCTCCCTCGAGATGAGCCGCAACGAGATCACCATGCGCATGCTCGCCGCCGAGGCCCGCGTGCCCCTGCAGAACATGCGCAAGGGCACCATGCGCGACGACGACTGGCAGAAGCTCGCGTCGACCATGGGCCGCCTGTCGCAGGCGCCCCTGTTCATCGACGACTCGCCGAACATGTCGCTCATGGAGATCCGGGCCAAGTGCCGGCGGCTCAAGCAGCGCCACGACCTCAAGCTCGTCGTCATCGACTACCTGCAGCTCATGAGCTCGGGCAAGCGCGTGGAGTCGCGCCAGCAGGAGGTCTCGGAGTTCTCGCGCGCGCTCAAGCTCCTCGCGAAGGAGCTCGGGGTCCCGGTCATCGCGATCTCGCAGCTCAACCGTGGCGCCGAGCAGCGCACGGACAAGCGGCCGCAGATGAGCGACCTGCGCGAGTCCGGCTCCATCGAGCAGGACGCCGACATCGTCATCCTGCTGCACCGAGAGGACGCCTACGAGCGCGAGTCGCCCCGGGCCGGCGAGGCGGACGTCATCGTCGCCAAACACCGCAACGGGCCCACGGACACGCTCGTCGTCGCCTTCCAGGGCCAGTACGCGCGCTTCGTCGACATGGCTCCCGCGGGCATGTAG